Proteins from a genomic interval of Phycisphaeraceae bacterium:
- the mnmA gene encoding tRNA 2-thiouridine(34) synthase MnmA, with product MSTAKPKVLVAMSGGVDSSVAAALLKRDGYDVVGCFMRLGSPGETLDEMVQDQPGACEAKGPKIGHQGCCSINDAADARLVAAELGVPFYVCNFKKDFGRIIDYFVDEYVAGRTPNPCVRCNDWLKFGKLHEYARQIGADFVASGHYARIGPLPQAPHVPRLLRAIDHTKDQSYVLFGMPHGQLGHTLLPIGGYYKPQVRDLAKEFGLPVFDKPDSQEICFVSTASYADLVETRRPGSAKRGDIVDETGRKIGYHLGQHRYTIGQRRGVGVAAAGGEAVYVIEKDAAANTITVGPRERLLAAGCTALEANWLAPREGLPRDGAWGGCFAKFRYNAEPVAARFRVVEDAAGATPSGRVGAFEVEFDEPQSAVAPGQAIVLYEADQPECVIGGGWIGAARAGG from the coding sequence GTGTCCACCGCGAAGCCCAAGGTGCTGGTTGCCATGTCCGGCGGCGTTGATTCGTCGGTCGCGGCCGCGCTGTTGAAGCGGGACGGGTACGACGTGGTCGGCTGCTTCATGCGGCTGGGCTCGCCGGGGGAGACGCTCGACGAGATGGTTCAGGATCAGCCCGGCGCGTGCGAGGCGAAGGGGCCGAAGATCGGGCACCAGGGGTGTTGCTCGATCAATGATGCGGCGGATGCGCGGCTGGTCGCCGCGGAACTGGGCGTGCCGTTCTACGTCTGTAACTTCAAGAAGGACTTCGGGCGGATCATCGACTACTTCGTGGATGAGTACGTTGCGGGGCGGACGCCGAACCCGTGCGTGCGGTGCAACGACTGGCTCAAGTTCGGCAAGTTGCACGAGTACGCGAGGCAGATCGGGGCGGACTTTGTCGCCTCGGGCCACTACGCGCGGATCGGTCCACTCCCCCAGGCCCCGCATGTCCCCCGCCTCCTCCGTGCCATCGACCACACCAAGGACCAGTCGTACGTGTTGTTCGGCATGCCGCACGGCCAACTGGGGCATACTTTACTTCCGATCGGCGGATATTACAAGCCCCAGGTGCGGGATCTTGCGAAGGAGTTCGGGCTACCGGTGTTCGACAAGCCGGACTCGCAGGAGATCTGCTTTGTCAGCACGGCGAGTTACGCCGACCTGGTGGAGACTCGCCGGCCGGGGAGCGCGAAGCGTGGGGACATTGTGGATGAGACGGGGCGGAAGATCGGGTACCACCTGGGGCAGCACCGGTACACGATCGGGCAGCGGCGCGGGGTGGGTGTGGCCGCGGCGGGGGGCGAGGCGGTGTACGTGATCGAGAAGGATGCGGCGGCGAACACGATTACGGTTGGCCCGCGGGAGCGGCTGCTGGCCGCGGGGTGCACGGCGCTGGAGGCGAACTGGCTGGCGCCGCGCGAGGGGCTGCCGCGGGACGGGGCGTGGGGCGGGTGTTTCGCGAAGTTCCGGTACAACGCGGAGCCGGTGGCGGCGCGGTTCCGGGTGGTGGAGGATGCGGCGGGGGCGACGCCGTCGGGACGGGTAGGGGCGTTCGAGGTGGAGTTTGATGAGCCGCAGTCGGCGGTGGCGCCGGGGCAGGCGATCGTGCTGTACGAGGCGGATCAGCCGGAGTGTGTGATTGGGGGAGGGTGGATTGGGGCGGCGCGGGCTGGGGGATGA
- a CDS encoding prepilin-type N-terminal cleavage/methylation domain-containing protein, giving the protein MARPIPRVPRPFRGFTLIELLVVIVIIALLVGLLLPALSSARETGRRAICASNQRQFAMAGAAYANDTKAGVFIPTFFDWEDNLGWFYPEYVSDLKSFICPSTRNRIRPGLMLSTDSGEDIEGTYGRDFLRDTYWSARDRDDDGGSGAGGGVGGGGHSYEVRAWFSPGKWLDGTITWGADRGSVGRQLGWSAREAPDIQTMATQNVLKTHATVTFPDRCTLTIDNDNDQSLSPIIGRPDGINNWPDPWNNHGKDGYNVSFADGHARFVAATPALIRMYLDSYDSPPTNFRQVSPYRDRPTTYKGQTITEYYLP; this is encoded by the coding sequence ATGGCGCGTCCTATTCCACGAGTTCCGCGGCCATTTCGAGGGTTTACGCTCATCGAACTGCTGGTGGTGATCGTGATCATCGCCTTGCTGGTGGGGTTGCTGCTACCGGCGCTGTCGTCGGCGCGGGAGACGGGGAGGCGGGCGATCTGCGCCTCCAACCAGCGGCAGTTCGCGATGGCGGGGGCGGCGTACGCGAACGACACCAAGGCGGGGGTGTTCATCCCGACGTTCTTCGACTGGGAGGACAACCTGGGGTGGTTCTACCCGGAGTATGTCTCGGACCTCAAGTCGTTCATCTGCCCCTCGACGCGGAACCGGATCCGGCCGGGGCTGATGCTGAGCACGGATTCGGGCGAGGACATCGAGGGGACGTACGGGCGGGACTTTCTGCGGGACACGTACTGGTCGGCGCGTGATCGGGATGATGACGGCGGGAGCGGGGCGGGAGGTGGGGTGGGGGGCGGGGGGCACTCGTACGAGGTGCGGGCGTGGTTCTCGCCGGGGAAGTGGCTGGACGGGACGATCACGTGGGGGGCGGACCGGGGGAGCGTGGGGAGGCAACTGGGGTGGTCGGCGCGGGAGGCGCCGGACATCCAGACGATGGCGACGCAGAACGTGCTCAAGACGCACGCGACGGTCACGTTCCCGGATCGGTGCACGCTGACGATCGACAACGACAACGACCAGTCGCTGTCGCCGATCATCGGCCGGCCGGACGGGATCAACAACTGGCCGGACCCGTGGAACAACCACGGCAAGGACGGCTACAACGTCAGTTTCGCGGATGGTCATGCGCGGTTTGTCGCCGCGACCCCGGCGCTGATCCGGATGTACCTGGATTCGTACGACTCGCCGCCGACGAACTTCCGGCAGGTGTCGCCGTATCGCGACCGGCCGACGACGTACAAGGGGCAGACGATCACGGAGTATTACCTGCCGTAG
- a CDS encoding arylsulfatase, which translates to MLTILPAAVLLLLMASIASAQKTPTKPNILVIWGDDIGIWNISHNSRGMMGYQTPNIDRVAKEGLAFTDYYGQQSCTAGRAAFISGSVPVRSGMTKVGLPSAKEGWQKTDVTMATVLKSQGYATGQFGKNHQGDRDEHLPTMHGFDEFLGNLYHLNAEEEPENEDYPGDMVLANGKTFKEVYGPRGVLHCWADGKGGQKIEDTGPLTRKRMETIDDETVAAAKDFITRKVKAGEPFFCWWNGTRMHFRTHVRPEHRHKGNDEYTDGMIEHDLNVGELLKLLDDLGIADNTIVMYSTDNGPHYNTWPDAGMTPFRSEKNSNWEGAYRVPAFVRWPGKFPAGVTLTGVLAHEDWLPTFAAAAGAPDIKEKLAAGVDLNGRHYRNYIDGYNMLPYLTGQAKESPRHEFMYVNDDGQIVAIRYDAWKAVFLENRGVGFGVWREPFTELRVPLLFNLRRDPFEKAQHSANVYDDWFLSRVFVLAPMQQFAGKFLMTMKDYPPSQTPGSFNLEKIQKQIESGMGGH; encoded by the coding sequence ATGCTGACCATCCTGCCGGCGGCAGTTCTCCTGCTGCTCATGGCCTCGATCGCCAGTGCCCAGAAGACGCCGACCAAGCCCAACATCCTCGTCATTTGGGGCGACGACATCGGCATCTGGAACATCAGTCACAACAGCCGCGGCATGATGGGATACCAGACGCCCAATATCGACCGCGTCGCGAAGGAGGGCCTCGCCTTCACCGACTACTACGGCCAGCAGTCCTGCACCGCCGGCCGCGCTGCCTTCATCAGCGGCTCGGTGCCCGTCCGCAGCGGCATGACCAAGGTCGGGCTCCCCAGCGCCAAGGAGGGATGGCAGAAGACGGACGTCACCATGGCGACCGTCCTCAAGTCCCAGGGCTACGCCACCGGTCAGTTCGGCAAGAACCACCAGGGCGACCGCGATGAGCACCTGCCCACCATGCACGGCTTCGACGAGTTCCTCGGCAACCTCTACCACCTCAACGCCGAGGAGGAGCCGGAGAACGAGGACTACCCCGGCGACATGGTCCTGGCCAACGGCAAGACCTTCAAGGAGGTCTACGGCCCGCGCGGCGTCCTCCACTGCTGGGCCGACGGCAAGGGCGGCCAGAAGATCGAGGACACCGGCCCGCTGACCAGGAAGCGAATGGAAACGATCGACGACGAGACCGTCGCCGCCGCCAAGGACTTCATCACCCGCAAGGTCAAGGCCGGCGAGCCCTTCTTCTGCTGGTGGAACGGCACCCGCATGCACTTCCGCACGCACGTCCGGCCCGAGCACCGCCACAAGGGCAACGACGAGTACACCGACGGCATGATCGAGCACGACCTCAACGTCGGCGAGCTGCTCAAGCTCCTCGACGACCTGGGCATCGCCGACAACACCATCGTGATGTACTCCACCGACAACGGCCCCCACTACAACACCTGGCCCGACGCCGGCATGACTCCCTTCCGCAGCGAGAAGAACAGCAACTGGGAGGGCGCCTACCGCGTCCCCGCCTTCGTCCGCTGGCCGGGGAAGTTCCCCGCCGGCGTCACCCTCACCGGCGTCCTCGCCCACGAGGACTGGCTCCCCACCTTCGCCGCCGCCGCCGGCGCGCCGGACATCAAGGAGAAGCTCGCGGCCGGCGTTGACCTCAACGGCCGCCACTACCGCAACTACATCGACGGCTACAACATGCTCCCCTACCTCACCGGGCAGGCGAAGGAGTCACCCCGCCACGAGTTCATGTACGTCAACGACGACGGCCAGATCGTCGCCATCCGCTACGACGCCTGGAAGGCCGTCTTCCTCGAAAACCGCGGTGTCGGGTTCGGCGTGTGGCGTGAGCCGTTCACCGAGCTGCGCGTCCCCCTGCTCTTCAACCTCCGCCGCGATCCCTTCGAGAAGGCCCAGCACAGCGCCAACGTCTACGACGACTGGTTCCTCAGCCGCGTGTTCGTTCTCGCGCCGATGCAGCAGTTCGCGGGCAAGTTCCTCATGACCATGAAGGACTACCCGCCCAGCCAGACCCCCGGCTCGTTCAACCTCGAGAAGATCCAGAAGCAGATCGAATCGGGAATGGGCGGGCACTGA
- a CDS encoding DHH family phosphoesterase, which produces MTTKGAPWTSTTDSAGMASIIRSRRTWAVAAHAKPDGDAAGTVLALVRAINRTGASAQAWLVGPQPHWIDEIIGSTPARKIRPGEPFSLAAGEPEPEGIAVVDTGSWSQLADLKGFLQPRADRTICIDHHLRGDADVAAVRLIDTSAASATQVLAPVCRELLAVPSTAALPIDVAEALYLGLATDTGWFRHQSVSPAVMRLAADLLEAGVDHCRLYRVIEQQERPSRLRLLARSLASLDVDETTRTAVMVIRRKDFIDSGADRNDSTGFVEMPLTLMGVMVSVVITEEAPGDDGSPCCKISFRSKAGPGEIDVNLVASELGGGGHARASGAKVSMNAEHAKRAVLAAVKG; this is translated from the coding sequence GTGACGACCAAGGGCGCACCATGGACCTCAACCACCGACAGCGCCGGCATGGCCTCGATCATCCGGTCGCGGCGCACCTGGGCGGTCGCGGCCCACGCCAAGCCCGACGGTGATGCCGCGGGAACGGTGCTCGCACTCGTACGGGCGATCAACCGCACCGGCGCCTCGGCCCAGGCGTGGCTGGTCGGGCCGCAGCCCCATTGGATCGATGAGATCATCGGATCAACGCCCGCCCGCAAGATCCGCCCGGGCGAGCCCTTCTCGCTCGCCGCCGGAGAGCCCGAGCCGGAAGGAATCGCGGTCGTCGACACCGGCTCCTGGTCGCAGCTCGCGGACCTGAAGGGCTTCCTTCAGCCTCGCGCCGACCGCACGATCTGCATCGACCACCACCTCCGCGGCGACGCCGACGTCGCCGCCGTCCGACTGATCGACACCTCCGCCGCCTCCGCAACCCAGGTCCTCGCCCCGGTCTGCCGCGAACTCCTCGCCGTCCCTTCAACCGCCGCGCTGCCGATCGATGTCGCCGAGGCGCTCTATCTCGGCTTGGCTACCGACACCGGCTGGTTCCGCCACCAGAGCGTCTCGCCCGCGGTGATGAGGCTCGCCGCGGACCTGCTCGAGGCCGGTGTCGACCACTGCCGCCTGTACCGCGTGATCGAGCAGCAGGAGCGCCCATCGCGCCTCCGGCTCCTCGCCCGCTCACTCGCTTCCCTCGATGTGGACGAGACCACCAGGACCGCGGTCATGGTCATTCGGCGAAAAGACTTCATCGATTCCGGCGCCGACCGCAACGATTCCACCGGCTTCGTCGAGATGCCGCTGACCCTCATGGGCGTGATGGTGTCCGTCGTCATCACAGAGGAAGCGCCCGGCGACGACGGCTCGCCCTGCTGCAAGATCAGTTTCCGGAGCAAGGCCGGACCCGGCGAGATTGATGTGAACCTCGTCGCCTCGGAACTCGGCGGCGGCGGGCACGCGCGGGCGTCGGGCGCCAAGGTCTCCATGAACGCCGAACATGCAAAGCGGGCGGTGCTCGCGGCGGTGAAGGGGTGA
- a CDS encoding bifunctional riboflavin kinase/FMN adenylyltransferase, with the protein MPSVLTIGTFDGVHLGHQSLARRAGELARQAGGAARATAIVFDPNPVTVLRPSETKPRLCTFNQKAAWLHEAGVDDIVRLEPTPALLACSAEEFLRRTIEQYAPIAFVEGEDFRFGKGRAGDMAMLRAAGTTSGFRVEVVDPVEVALSDDTAVVASSTMTRWLVHHGRVRDAARMLGRPYSIQGSVVHGERRGRTIGFPTANIDTDCMHPADGVYAGRARLPDGRAVPAAVSIGSKPHFGGESTCVEAYLMIEPSADRRWSTLPGLSEYQWPIELEFLAWIRDQAKFESLETLVAQITRDCERVRSIVACEMETTP; encoded by the coding sequence GTGCCCTCGGTACTCACCATCGGAACCTTTGACGGCGTCCACCTCGGCCACCAGTCGCTCGCGCGCCGGGCCGGCGAACTGGCCCGCCAGGCGGGCGGCGCCGCCCGTGCCACCGCTATCGTCTTCGACCCCAACCCGGTGACCGTGCTCCGGCCCAGCGAGACCAAACCCCGGCTGTGCACATTCAACCAGAAGGCCGCGTGGCTGCACGAGGCCGGTGTCGATGACATCGTCCGCCTCGAGCCCACCCCCGCCCTGCTCGCCTGCTCGGCGGAAGAGTTCCTGCGGCGGACGATCGAGCAGTACGCGCCGATCGCGTTCGTTGAGGGCGAGGACTTCCGATTCGGCAAGGGCCGCGCCGGCGACATGGCCATGCTCCGTGCCGCGGGGACTACCTCCGGCTTCCGCGTCGAGGTCGTTGATCCGGTCGAGGTCGCGCTCTCCGACGACACCGCTGTGGTTGCTTCCAGCACCATGACCCGCTGGCTCGTCCACCACGGCCGAGTCCGCGACGCCGCACGGATGCTCGGCAGGCCCTACAGCATCCAGGGCTCCGTCGTCCACGGCGAGCGCCGCGGCCGCACCATCGGCTTCCCCACAGCCAACATCGACACCGACTGCATGCACCCCGCCGACGGCGTCTACGCGGGACGCGCCCGTCTCCCCGATGGCCGCGCCGTCCCCGCCGCGGTCTCCATCGGCAGCAAGCCGCACTTCGGCGGCGAATCCACCTGCGTCGAAGCCTACCTGATGATCGAGCCATCCGCCGACCGGCGCTGGTCCACGCTCCCCGGCCTGAGCGAATACCAGTGGCCCATCGAGTTGGAGTTCCTCGCCTGGATCCGCGACCAGGCCAAGTTCGAATCGCTCGAGACGCTGGTGGCCCAGATCACGCGAGACTGCGAGCGGGTACGCTCCATTGTGGCGTGCGAAATGGAGACGACCCCGTGA
- a CDS encoding proline dehydrogenase family protein: MALFARKSKATPSKPAPVKVAANGSGSRADPAGSEARILEIGTDKLRRARAHSSGLLSAKFYSDALMNWSMKDPNFKVQLFRFVDAFPMLRTSDDVFDHLKDYLSQPGVTVPGVIDAAIKAGAFAKGLAAGQISKQIAGMAAKFIAGTDAASALPNLKELWGDGIAFSVDLLGEACVSEEEADAYQRKYLDLVNNLPGQVAVWKPNPRLESDHLGPIPRTNVSVKISSLSARCDPIDTEGSIRELMGRMTPILEAAAKHGVFVNFDMEQYSLKDLTLELFMRCAEQFRAGKPGGMHLGLAMQAYLRSGDEDAERISEWAARTGHTVTVRLVKGAYWDYQVIHAEQMGWPCPVWTTKRQTDACFERMASRFLDASPRSAGTGGVKLALGSHNVRSIAAALEGLERRGLPAPALELQMLHGMADQLKYAAAEMGLRIREYVPVGEMIPGMAYLVRRLLENTSNESWLKAGFLDNADPARLLASPHGEEGSPDGDRDGISLEGGGRSAGISPVRHALSPAVPGVGDSKPFFNESMRDFSRRDQREAYSRAIAGASVPTVANDRTPEQAREMVARAAAAFPAWRDADALLRSRVLVLAAERMRARRDELSGIMIKESGKTWREADADTCEAIDFCEYYARTAPQLFSRSRLGRFIGELDETWYQARGVAVVISPWNFPLAICTGMTAAALVTGNTVIVKPAEQTPGIAKVMFDILREAVRECGGSPEVLQFCPAPGETTGAALVRDPRVALVAFTGSKAVGLDINAAGAAVSQAEGMRSSDPGTAHVKKVIAEMGGKNAVIIDTSADLDEAVLGVRHSAFGFQGQKCSACSRLIVVDPEGEEGPAIRHLVHRLVEATRALVIGDPMLPGTDVGPVIDEEAANRIRSFVEKAKQEGCRLELEMPLPLDKPAVAAARVRYVPPTIFSMVRPEHTIAREEIFGPVLAVMHAPTFEAALQIANASPYKLTGGVFSRKPSNLERAKREFRVGNLYLNRGITGALVARQPFGGFGMSGVGSKAGGADYLLQFVEPRASCENTLRRGFAPEL, from the coding sequence ATGGCGTTGTTTGCCCGAAAGTCCAAGGCCACCCCGTCGAAGCCCGCGCCCGTGAAGGTCGCCGCGAACGGATCCGGCTCGCGCGCCGATCCGGCGGGGAGCGAGGCGAGGATCCTGGAGATCGGGACGGACAAGTTGCGGCGCGCCCGGGCGCACTCCTCCGGCCTGCTCAGCGCCAAGTTCTATTCCGATGCGCTGATGAACTGGTCGATGAAGGATCCGAACTTCAAGGTCCAACTCTTCCGCTTTGTCGATGCGTTCCCGATGCTGCGGACCTCGGACGATGTGTTCGACCATCTCAAGGACTACCTGTCGCAGCCGGGCGTCACAGTGCCGGGTGTGATCGACGCCGCGATCAAGGCGGGGGCGTTTGCCAAAGGGCTGGCGGCGGGGCAGATCTCCAAGCAGATCGCGGGGATGGCGGCGAAGTTCATCGCGGGGACCGACGCCGCGAGCGCGCTGCCGAACCTCAAGGAACTCTGGGGCGACGGGATCGCGTTCAGCGTGGACCTGCTGGGCGAGGCGTGTGTCTCGGAGGAAGAGGCGGACGCCTACCAGCGCAAGTACCTGGACCTGGTGAACAACCTTCCCGGGCAGGTCGCGGTGTGGAAGCCCAACCCGCGGCTGGAGTCGGACCACCTGGGGCCGATCCCGCGGACGAATGTCTCGGTGAAGATCTCGTCGCTCTCGGCCCGGTGCGATCCGATCGATACCGAGGGTTCGATCCGCGAACTCATGGGGCGGATGACGCCGATCCTGGAAGCGGCCGCGAAGCACGGCGTGTTCGTCAACTTCGACATGGAGCAGTACTCGCTCAAGGACCTCACGCTCGAGCTGTTCATGCGGTGCGCCGAGCAGTTCCGGGCGGGCAAGCCGGGGGGGATGCACCTGGGGTTGGCGATGCAGGCGTACCTGCGATCGGGCGACGAGGATGCGGAACGGATCAGCGAGTGGGCCGCCCGCACCGGGCACACGGTGACCGTGCGGCTGGTGAAGGGGGCGTACTGGGACTACCAGGTGATCCACGCCGAGCAGATGGGCTGGCCCTGCCCGGTCTGGACGACCAAGCGGCAAACGGATGCGTGCTTCGAGCGGATGGCGAGCCGGTTCCTGGATGCGTCGCCGCGGAGCGCGGGCACGGGCGGGGTGAAACTGGCGCTGGGCTCGCACAACGTGCGGTCCATCGCGGCCGCACTAGAGGGGCTGGAGCGGCGGGGGCTGCCGGCGCCCGCACTGGAACTGCAGATGCTCCACGGCATGGCAGACCAGCTCAAGTACGCCGCGGCGGAGATGGGGCTGCGGATCCGCGAGTACGTGCCCGTCGGGGAGATGATCCCAGGGATGGCGTACCTCGTCCGCCGCCTGCTGGAGAACACCAGCAACGAGTCGTGGCTCAAGGCGGGGTTCCTCGACAACGCCGATCCGGCGAGGCTGCTGGCCTCGCCGCACGGCGAGGAGGGCTCGCCCGACGGCGACCGCGACGGGATCTCCCTGGAGGGAGGAGGGCGCTCGGCCGGGATCAGCCCGGTTCGCCACGCCCTCTCACCGGCGGTCCCGGGGGTCGGGGACTCCAAGCCGTTCTTCAACGAGTCGATGCGGGACTTCTCGCGGCGGGACCAGCGCGAGGCCTACAGCCGCGCGATCGCCGGGGCCTCGGTGCCCACGGTCGCCAACGACCGGACGCCGGAGCAGGCTCGTGAGATGGTCGCCAGGGCGGCGGCGGCGTTCCCCGCGTGGCGGGATGCGGATGCGCTGCTGCGGTCGCGCGTGCTGGTGCTCGCCGCGGAACGGATGAGGGCGCGGCGGGATGAGTTGTCGGGGATCATGATCAAGGAGTCGGGGAAGACGTGGCGGGAGGCGGATGCGGACACGTGCGAGGCGATCGACTTCTGCGAGTACTACGCCCGCACAGCGCCGCAGTTGTTCTCGCGGTCGCGGCTGGGGAGGTTCATCGGCGAACTGGACGAGACGTGGTACCAGGCGAGGGGCGTCGCGGTGGTGATCTCTCCATGGAACTTCCCGCTGGCGATCTGCACGGGGATGACGGCGGCGGCGCTGGTGACCGGGAACACGGTGATCGTGAAGCCAGCGGAACAGACGCCGGGGATCGCGAAGGTGATGTTCGACATCCTCCGCGAGGCGGTGCGGGAGTGCGGCGGCTCGCCCGAGGTGCTGCAGTTCTGCCCGGCGCCGGGGGAGACGACCGGCGCGGCCCTGGTGCGAGATCCCCGTGTGGCGCTGGTGGCGTTCACGGGGTCCAAGGCGGTGGGGCTGGATATCAACGCGGCGGGGGCCGCGGTGTCGCAGGCCGAGGGAATGCGGTCGTCGGATCCCGGCACGGCGCACGTCAAGAAGGTCATCGCTGAGATGGGGGGCAAGAACGCCGTCATCATCGATACATCCGCCGACCTGGACGAGGCGGTGCTGGGTGTCCGGCACTCGGCGTTCGGGTTCCAGGGTCAGAAGTGCTCGGCGTGCTCGCGGCTCATCGTGGTCGACCCCGAGGGAGAGGAGGGGCCCGCGATCCGGCACTTGGTGCACCGGCTGGTGGAGGCGACGCGTGCGCTGGTCATCGGCGATCCGATGCTGCCGGGCACGGATGTGGGCCCGGTGATCGATGAGGAGGCCGCCAACCGGATTCGATCATTTGTGGAGAAGGCAAAGCAGGAGGGGTGCCGGCTCGAACTCGAGATGCCCCTCCCGCTGGACAAACCCGCGGTCGCGGCGGCCCGCGTCCGGTATGTTCCGCCGACAATCTTCTCCATGGTGCGCCCGGAGCACACGATCGCCCGCGAGGAGATCTTCGGCCCGGTGCTCGCCGTGATGCACGCGCCGACGTTCGAGGCGGCGTTGCAGATCGCGAACGCATCGCCGTACAAGCTCACGGGCGGCGTCTTCTCGCGCAAGCCCTCCAACCTGGAGCGGGCCAAGCGTGAGTTCCGCGTCGGCAACCTGTACCTCAACCGGGGCATCACCGGGGCACTGGTGGCCCGGCAGCCGTTCGGTGGCTTCGGGATGTCCGGCGTGGGCTCGAAGGCCGGCGGGGCCGACTATCTGCTGCAGTTCGTGGAGCCGCGGGCAAGCTGTGAGAACACGCTGAGGCGGGGGTTTGCCCCAGAGTTGTGA
- a CDS encoding aspartate aminotransferase family protein, whose amino-acid sequence MATSNNNHRVHPASADAPARGGAAFDLRALLDGPGADPVGLMEEHINPSFARVLRTIGFDPTYVRGEGAYLFDDQGNRYIDCLGGYAVFALGRNHPVIKDAIRQALDLDLPNLPGVGPFRTAGLLAKELLAVAPGNAGGAPPGGAGLDTVFFTSSGSEAVEVALKYARVFTGRERFVYCSKSYHGLTLGSLSVNGNADFRDGFGSLLNASEVPFNDLAALEQELRRGQVAAFVVEPIQGKGVHIPAAGYLAGAQELCRRYGAVLIADEIQTGFGRTGAMFACDHWGFVPDMMVVAKALSGGLVPVGAVLTRRDIHTATFSSLDRCSRMQTTFGMNDLAMVAGLATLHALRTERLVEHTAHVGDYLLASLRERLAPYQMVKDVRGKGLMIAIEFASPKSLGLKVGWNLLHSVDHSLFCQAILMPLFSEHRILAQVAGHRQDVIKLIPPLVLSKADCDQVVNALDATIGACHTFPGPAWEVGKKLTAAAMKRMAPAKA is encoded by the coding sequence ATGGCGACGTCGAATAACAACCACCGGGTGCATCCCGCATCGGCCGACGCTCCCGCGCGCGGCGGAGCCGCCTTCGACCTGCGTGCCCTCCTCGATGGTCCCGGCGCCGATCCGGTCGGCCTGATGGAGGAGCACATCAACCCCTCGTTCGCGCGGGTGCTGCGGACGATCGGCTTTGATCCGACCTATGTCCGCGGCGAGGGGGCCTACCTCTTCGACGACCAGGGCAACCGCTACATCGACTGCCTGGGCGGCTACGCCGTTTTCGCCCTCGGCCGGAACCATCCGGTCATCAAGGATGCGATCCGCCAGGCGCTGGACCTAGACCTGCCCAACCTCCCGGGCGTCGGCCCGTTCCGCACGGCCGGGCTGCTCGCGAAGGAGTTGCTCGCCGTGGCTCCGGGCAATGCCGGCGGTGCGCCGCCGGGGGGCGCGGGGTTGGACACCGTGTTCTTCACGAGTTCCGGTTCGGAGGCCGTTGAGGTCGCTCTTAAGTACGCCAGGGTGTTCACCGGGCGGGAGCGGTTCGTGTACTGCTCGAAGTCGTACCACGGCCTGACGCTGGGCTCGCTCTCGGTGAATGGCAACGCGGATTTCCGCGATGGATTCGGCTCGCTGCTCAACGCATCGGAGGTGCCCTTCAACGATCTGGCTGCCCTCGAGCAGGAGCTTCGACGCGGTCAGGTCGCGGCGTTTGTCGTCGAGCCGATCCAAGGGAAAGGTGTTCATATTCCCGCCGCGGGCTACCTGGCGGGGGCGCAGGAACTCTGCCGCCGGTATGGCGCGGTGCTCATCGCCGATGAGATCCAGACCGGCTTCGGCCGCACCGGCGCGATGTTCGCGTGCGACCACTGGGGCTTCGTGCCGGACATGATGGTCGTCGCCAAGGCCCTCTCGGGCGGCCTGGTTCCCGTTGGTGCGGTGCTCACGCGGCGGGACATCCATACTGCGACGTTCTCATCGCTCGACCGCTGCTCGCGGATGCAGACCACCTTCGGGATGAACGACCTCGCGATGGTCGCCGGTCTGGCGACGCTGCACGCGCTCCGCACCGAGCGGCTCGTCGAGCACACGGCGCACGTGGGGGACTACCTCCTTGCCTCGCTCCGCGAGCGGCTCGCTCCCTACCAGATGGTCAAGGATGTCCGCGGCAAGGGGCTGATGATCGCCATCGAGTTCGCCTCGCCCAAGTCGCTCGGGCTCAAGGTCGGTTGGAACCTGCTGCACTCGGTCGACCACAGCCTCTTCTGCCAGGCGATCCTGATGCCGCTGTTCTCCGAGCACCGGATCCTCGCCCAGGTTGCGGGGCACCGCCAGGATGTGATCAAGCTCATCCCGCCGCTGGTGCTCTCGAAGGCCGACTGCGACCAAGTCGTCAACGCGCTCGATGCGACGATCGGCGCCTGCCACACGTTCCCCGGCCCGGCGTGGGAGGTGGGCAAGAAACTGACCGCGGCGGCCATGAAGCGCATGGCCCCGGCGAAGGCCTGA